In one window of Bacillus sp. (in: firmicutes) DNA:
- a CDS encoding 8-oxo-dGTP diphosphatase, producing the protein MSVDWKSIEHQIYTLCMVQHEDKVLLIKRPDRLGYPGYVAPGGKVEFPESIVEGAVREVKEETGLTVTNLIFKGIDEYVNPKEKVRYMVFNYWTDTFEGELLEHPPEGELVWVPIDEALNLPMQDWFRVKFHLILEPGTFEIHREWDQDLNKQVSMKITRT; encoded by the coding sequence ATGTCCGTTGATTGGAAAAGTATCGAACACCAAATATACACATTGTGTATGGTGCAGCATGAAGATAAAGTGTTATTAATTAAACGGCCTGATCGGTTAGGGTACCCAGGATATGTGGCCCCCGGGGGTAAAGTCGAATTTCCAGAAAGCATCGTGGAAGGTGCCGTAAGAGAAGTAAAAGAAGAAACGGGCCTCACCGTAACGAATTTAATTTTTAAAGGAATAGACGAATATGTGAATCCGAAAGAAAAAGTGCGATACATGGTCTTTAACTACTGGACCGATACGTTTGAAGGCGAGCTGCTGGAACATCCACCGGAAGGCGAACTTGTCTGGGTCCCGATCGACGAAGCTTTAAATTTACCGATGCAAGACTGGTTCCGCGTAAAGTTCCATTTGATTCTTGAACCCGGTACATTTGAGATTCACCGCGAGTGGGACCAAGATTTAAATAAACAAGTGTCCATGAAAATTACCCGTACATAA